A stretch of DNA from Streptomyces gobiensis:
GGGGTACAGCGCCCATGCATGTGGTGATTATCGGCGGTGGCGTCATAGGGCTGGTGACAGCCTGGCGGGCCGCACAGCGCGGACTGCGTACCACGGTCGTCGACCCGGCGCCGGGTGGCGGAGCCGCACAGGTCGCGGCCGGGATGCTGGCCGCCGTCAGCGAACTGCACTACGGGGAGGAGACGCTCCTCTCCCTCAACCTCGCCTCCGCACAGCGCTATCCGGCCTTCGCGGCGGAGCTCACGGAGGCCAGCGGCCAGGAGGTCGGCTACCGCGCCTGCGGCACGCTCGCCGTGGCCCTGGACGCCGATGACCGCGCGCATCTGCGGGAGCTGCACGCTCTCCAGCGGCGCTGCGGGCTGGACTCACAGTGGCTGAGCGGCCGTGAATGCCGCCGCTTGGAGCCCATGCTCGCCCCGGGCGTGCGCGGCGGACTGCGGGTGGACGGCGATCACCAGGCCGACCCGCGGCGGCTGGCGACGGCGCTGCTCACCGCATGCGAGCGGGCCGGGGTGGTGTTCCGCCACGGCTGGGCGCAGCGCCTTTCGGTCGTACGGGACCGGGCCACCGGGGTCGTCCTGGCGGACGGGAGTGAGCTGGCCGCCGACCAGGTAGTGCTCGCCGCCGGCAGCGACAGCGGGCGCCTCGACGGGGTCCCCGCGGAGGTGCTGCCCCCGGTCCGCCCGGTCAAGGGCCAGGTGCTGCGGCTGCGTATCCCACGGGCCTCCGCCCCCTTTCTCTCCCGGACCGTACGGGCCGTGGTACGCGGCGGGCATGTCTATCTGGTGCCGCGCGCCAG
This window harbors:
- the thiO gene encoding glycine oxidase ThiO: MHVVIIGGGVIGLVTAWRAAQRGLRTTVVDPAPGGGAAQVAAGMLAAVSELHYGEETLLSLNLASAQRYPAFAAELTEASGQEVGYRACGTLAVALDADDRAHLRELHALQRRCGLDSQWLSGRECRRLEPMLAPGVRGGLRVDGDHQADPRRLATALLTACERAGVVFRHGWAQRLSVVRDRATGVVLADGSELAADQVVLAAGSDSGRLDGVPAEVLPPVRPVKGQVLRLRIPRASAPFLSRTVRAVVRGGHVYLVPRASGELVVGATSEELGWDTTVTAGGVYELLRDAHELVPGITELPLVETRAGLRPGSPDNAPLLGPTALPGLQVATGHYRNGILLAPVTGDALAQSLTTGELPEEARPFTARRFSDALQEQPA